DNA from Thunnus thynnus chromosome 2, fThuThy2.1, whole genome shotgun sequence:
TTAACTCTACATACAGTAACCCTGGTCCCTGTGTTCTGTGATGTCTGGAAGACATCTGACCCTGCTGCTTTACTACAGTAGGATCAAACTTTCATCTTAAAATCTCTTTGTAAAGAATCGACAGGTTTGAAGAAGCAGCACATCACAATCCAAAGTTACAGTGAGGTTTCTTCTGTACATTAAGTGCTTTAGATAAACATGTCTTATGTAGCATCCAACATATAAAAGCTTTATGTAATAGTGGATTAGATAACAGACTACAGTGAAGTACTGCTTCCAGTATaggctttttcattttttagttGGCCTGAATAACAATTTTCAGGCTTTTACATAATTAAACACTATTTCACTGCTAGCAAGGAAACTAAACTGATTCaaaggaaatatatatatatataaaaaaagctACCAGATTGAAAACAGGAAGGTGCCTGCAAAAACAGCTAAGCTCTTCTTGTGAGAGAATCATAGCTACTGTTGCATGATTAATGTCAACATTCATAAAATGCAGTCATTTCTTTCGCTCCCtaaataaacactttaataAGTAAAGGATCGAACATAAGTAATCTGTATTGACAACACAGAttcaaaaatccaaaaaaaaaatatcacatagCTAGACTCATATATTTCATTCagttgaaataattattttacagGGGTTCAAAGAATTGTACATCGTTCCAGTCGTGTGTTTGacagtttcatgtttcatttaacaggtgcaggcacacacacacaggcccaaTAAAAAGACTAAGAGGTACTCCTCTAGCAGTGCAGAGTTTTCTCCACagtatttgaatatatttgttaAAAATTTGAAAGGCTGATCTTCTGCGTGATCATCCTTTCATTTGTAATGGTGTGAATATGTGTTAATTCACTGGATTGTTGCCCTCTTGGAGCTGTGGACTTCattcttctttctctcatctCACCTATCAGTGTTTTACTATCTGTAACAAACCAGATGTGCtgcagtgggggaaaaaaacttaaCTGACATGCATAAAAACTTGCCTgctttttcagtctttgtgttCTACAGATCATCTACAAATCTCTACCGACCCAACAGACTGACgatggaaagaaagaataagTACTACAGTGCCACTTAATTCCAAAGGGTGAATATgttgaaatgatttaaaataattatatagTTATAGGGCTTGTGTCACACTGAAAGGGAAAAGACATTTTCTCaagagagaaatgaaaggaTATGTTAAATTTACACGATTTCATAATTGACTCTCCTTGTCTTCAGACAGATGCATTTACTACACTGTTGCATAAAGTCACCTGACTGTGCgacctgtgtttttgttacagaCAATAATGCCCAGACTTTCTCTCCACCCATCTGACGCCAAAACAAATCTCAACAAAAAAGGACTAAAGTAACATGTATGACCTTGGCTTGATAGTGTTCACACAGTTGAGTTTATGGTCTATTTGTGACGTTCTTTATATATAGATTATTACAACATTGCTTATATTTTGTGTCTGAGTTTAACGCACAGTCATACTGTTGGATGAGGCAATCTGGTGTGAATATATACAAATTAACATACTCTGTAACAAACCGAAACGAGAAGTTTAACAGTTCACACTTTAACCACGGTAGACTGATCAaagacacaatgacaaagtaAAAGAggaatacaatttaaaaaaaaaaaattggtggTTTATGATTATGTCCATGAGGAGCCATGGCAACAGCTAAGCGCTCTCAGAATGAGGTTGTGCATTTTAATGAGTACATACGCACGCAAATGTGTGTACACGGAAATCTCAGTGTtgttctgatgtgtgtgtgtgtgtgtgtgtgctgtagtcACAGCCAGCTGTCAGTGGCCATTCATAATAGTCTGTGATGTGGATGCGGTGGTGGCGGGCGGGGCTGAAGACAAGATGGGGGTGCTGGTGAAGAAGTTGTCTTCTCTCAATTTGAGATGCTCTGGCAGTTCCAGTTTGACCTTGGCCTCCTCGATGTCATTGTTGATGGCCGCAATGAGGGCTTCTGTTAGGACAGAGTTGACAGATAGATGAAGACTAACCTGGTGGTACAGGAAAACTTGAGATCTTGGCACATGAAGATATGAGTTtaggtgtgcatgtgtgtttgtgaggaagTTATCTTACCAAGTGAATCGTAGCTTCTCTCTGGACGGATGTAGCCCACCATGACAACACTGAGGATCTCACCATAAAAGTCTTCTTTGAACGTGTGAATCACATGAGTctcctatttaaaaaaaaggaaaaagtcatatgtaatgtacagtaaatgtcaaACGGAAGATtctaaataaatgtagaaaaaaggCTGTGTATGGAGTGTGAGTGTAGTGaacaataatattttataataaaataaggGGACAATATTCATGAATTTGATAACTTCACTTAGAGCAAGTGCTTCCATGTTACTGTGGTCACTGAAATgtgtaacaatacaacacagaaGTGAATTACATTGCAGACTTTTGCCACAACTtgcttgaaacatttttaaccttttacaATGAACTTTGTCTTCACTTTAGAAACCAACTTATCACCAAGCCTCAGACTGAACCCTCTCTAGTAGGACGGTCATTATTCCTCCCAATTCTTACATCCTATGTCCTATTGCTGAATCCATGTCTGAAATTGGTGGCTGCAAACAAATCCATGAGCAAGACTGAAATCACAGCGGTTTAACAGCGAGAACATGTGAGGTGCTTCTTTGGGTCGTTATACTCGTCGTGATAGAACAGTTTTCAGTATCCCTCAGTGGTGGTCACATGAATAGAGACTCTCTCTTCATGTTGTTGTGCCTAAATGCTGATGTTGAGTTGTTCAGGAGTCACACCaaattaaaactatttaatttaatttgttccAACATCTTTCTGTCCAATACAGAAATTTTTAAAAGACCAATTCAGTGTGACACCTAGACCTCTGGCGATGTTAGTAAAGACACAATCAAATGATTGTCTGGCCATAATTATCATGAGCACTACTCGTATGGCATGCTATTAATGGGTgacatttatactttttaacTAAAATAATAGGAAATCTACGATGACCCCTGTTTAACATTCCTGAAAACTGAGAGAAACAATGTGAAAGAGAACATGTAGAAatcttcttctcctcttgtGAAATAGAGTTTCAAATGAGACAAAGTGTGACACTGACAATAATTTCTTTTTGATAAACTACAGGCAGGGTGCCTGGTGGTGTAACGGTTAAAGTGCATATCAGATATAGTAACTGCAGCGTCCACAGTTTGACTCCCAGCCCGGGGGACCCACGTTGTACATCATAACCCCTTCTCTCTCTACATTTCCTGTCTCTATACTgcctgtcaaataaaggcaaaagcctgaaaaaaaaaaaaaaaactacaggtAGAATTTATGAGAAACTGTGAATGAAACCATGACGTCTGTTCATTAATACTTAAATAAATGAGTACATCCATTGCTCTTTGTGTGAGTATAACATAACTTCAATGAGCAGTTATTCATCTTCTTTCTAGTGTTGGGTGGTAGGACCAAAAATTTGTATCACAGCATTTTTTAAGATTCAGGCAGTTTCACAATATATCACAACTGTGTGTAGGTTTATCCTACTGTCAGGAGTACATAGAGCTTACATGAATCGCTATGTAAGCTTGTTTCAGAGTCTGAATGAGGGTAAACACAGGAAATAGCCACCTGTAGCAGCAAGATAGCTAACTGTATAGAGATCTATATCCGGGGCAGTTTGCTGGCTCACTGAACCACCCATCACCAAAatcaactggaagaaaagaGTGAGGCCGGCTGGATGAAAGATTCAGCTACACAtggtaagaaaaatgtgatttcaacaCTTAGCTGTGTGAGGAATTACAGTATGTGAGTCTCTATCATCCAGCGGTACTCCATGAAAACTACTCAGTGTGTATCTTGTCATTTTATCCAAACTTGCAgacatgaaccattttatttcatctacTAAGTTCATAAATTCATATCATATGGGAAATTAAAACCAGTATACTGGCTGAATCAGTATACCGCCCCAGCACTGCTTCTTTCAATTGATTTTTTCCCCACTGTGTGAAATTGGATTTCCAGCCATGGCTGTGGAAGAAGTGGGCTTGTGACAAGACCACCACTGGTTTAAAACCCTAGATTGTCAAATACTCTTTGAGAAAAATCAGTTAGTAATGCCTCATTCATGTTCATTGACTACAGCATTAAATTACAGCTCAGTGGAACTTAAAGTCCTATAGCCTCACTGCAAATTGTACTTTATGTTACACAGCTGACAACAAAGTAGAATTGTGAGTTGTCACTTCATTTTGTAGTTGCTTTCAAAGATTAGAAGGGAATAAAATGCTGAATATAAGATGCGTATTATGTATGAGTCAACTGCAAATTAAGTGTTACAACTATTATCAAACTATGTGGCCAACAGTCCTTAATATATCATAATTTTAAGTATATGAATGATTACATTACATGCCTCTTAAGTCAAACAATGACAACAGCCCGAACTAAAAGCCATTAGACACAAGTGCACGCTGTGTACTGACCATGGACTTCTTGGTATTTTTGTAGTAAGGGTTCCAGCCGATGCTCATCACCATTTTGTAGACGTCACCGTTACCCACGCAGGCCCAACCATAGTAGATCCCTGTGCTGATATCTGCTGGGAGGTTGTCCACCACTGAGTCTGGGAAGTTGGCTGGAGATGTGAGGGAGAAAATGAGGAAGaagacaacaataacaacaaaaaaagaaaagtcagcaCGTCCTACTGATGTAAGTTCAACTAGAGAACATCTCATCTAGAATCAAGTTTATGTGTTGCTCAAAGGCACTTCAAGgcaaaaaaatttttttataAAGTTTTTGTGTCAGTTTTAATTAACCAGAGAACATTATCTGTTCAGAGAAAACTTTTACCTGGTTGTTGTAATTTGTAAGAAGACAAATCCTACAAGCCCGGCATGATGAGTCTATATAGACTGATAATGGATTATTGAAGTTGATATCAACATTAATAtttgagagttaaaaaaaaaatccataaataaaatctgatgtTATATCAGCCAACAAGtctatctttaaaaaaaaaaaaaaaaaattaaaccatTAACTGTttaacattaaatgtgttttttattttaaaaatacaattgtGACTGAGAGTGAGTATGTAATGGTGATGGGTTTGTAAATAaccataaacatttatttatatctgtacTGTAATTTCTTGCTGCTTATTGGCTGACATGTAAGACAATAACAGATTATCTGCATGGTAATATTGGTCTGGTAACGACTCACACGacttttaataacatttaatcaTATTCAGTGTACTTCCATGTTCCCTCTAGAtcaaaaacatctaaaaaggGACCTGACCGAGGTTTCTCTTATCACCTTGTCCACAGTTTTAataactagggctgcaactaaccattattttcatgatcgatTCTTTCTCAATGaaccaattaattgtttggtctataaaagaAAATGGTAAAGGAtcagtttcccaaagcccaagatgacgtcctaaaatatcttgttttgtcctgacgaacagtccacaacccaaagacattctgtttactgtcatggaGGACtaataaaaccagaaaatattaaaatttgaaaagctggaatcagaaaatttggacatttttttcttaaaaaaaaaaaaaaaaactccaaacaaTCAatcgatgatcaaaatagttggcaattaatttaatatttgacaacttatcgattaatcattgcagttcTAGTAATAACAAGAAtatattaaacaacaaaaagtgaGTAACTAACTATTGGTTGCCAAAACATTTTAGCAACTTTCCATATGGTTTTACAA
Protein-coding regions in this window:
- the rfk gene encoding riboflavin kinase, with protein sequence MTAGTVIFRVLSFCASKRSSCYRETKLGMKSLPYFCRGEVIRGFGRGSKELGIPTANFPDSVVDNLPADISTGIYYGWACVGNGDVYKMVMSIGWNPYYKNTKKSMETHVIHTFKEDFYGEILSVVMVGYIRPERSYDSLEALIAAINNDIEEAKVKLELPEHLKLREDNFFTSTPILSSAPPATTASTSQTIMNGH